The following proteins are co-located in the Syngnathus scovelli strain Florida chromosome 21, RoL_Ssco_1.2, whole genome shotgun sequence genome:
- the LOC125991169 gene encoding cerebellar degeneration-related protein 2 isoform X1, with protein sequence MLTDMSVEEEFELKEEEPWYDKHDLEHDLQLAAELGKSLLERNHELEQGLQQMYSTNQEQVQEIEYLAKQVELLRQVNDQHAKVYEQLDVASRELEHSNRKLTQDNRSAQQKIRGLMETVEALQTRVDELQRQVDDMKLGPSQLAQGGRRRWPGAQSLEELQKLRQCDGDPEEPRLGVEGHDGVQRWHEEQQASLRRSLRSLQAQYARERARREEAEREAGLLSRERAVLERQLAGMETCRMRVSELEREAEELRHLWKSESFSRLNVAYALPEEEEAEEERDGEASGPFLRSQRPLKRWASERLLKTKHSADPAGEHECWCAQRAGKAERGGISLLNEVDAQYSALQVKYEKLLRRFGLQQHQEEEEHEQISHKTVQTVDYNGSFHQPEYKELFREIFARIQKTKQDLEKRARPPCT encoded by the exons ATGTTAACGGACATGAGCGTGGAAGAGGAGTTCGAGCTGAAGGAGGAAGAACCCTGGTACGACAAGCATGACCTCGAACACG ACCTCCAGCTGGCCGCAGAGCTGGGCAAGTCGCTACTGGAAAGGAACCACGAGCTGGAGCAGGGACTCCAGCAGATGTACTCCACCAATCAGGAGCAAGTGCAAGAGATCGAG TACCTGGCAAAGCAGGTGGAGCTCCTGCGGCAGGTGAACGACCAGCACGCCAAAGTGTACGAGCAGCTGGACGTGGCGTCTCGCGAGCTGGAGCATAGCAACCGCAAGCTAACTCAGGACAACCGCAGTGCCCAGCAAAAGATCCGCGG GCTGATGGAAACGGTAGAAGCGCTGCAGACACGCGTGGACGAGCTGCAGCGTCAGGTTGACGACATGAAACTGGGACCCTCGCAGCTGGCCCAGGGGGGCCGGCGGAGGTGGCCCGGCGCCCAGAGTCTGGAGGAACTGCAAAAACTCAG GCAGTGTGACGGTGATCCGGAAGAACCTCGTCTTGGTGTTGAGGGGCACGACGGTGTGCAGCGGTGGCACGAAGAGCAGCAGGCATCGCTGCGCCGCTCGCTGCGCAGCCTCCAGGCCCAGTACGCACGAGAACGTGCCCGGCGGGAGGAGGCGGAGCGCGAGGCTGGGCTACTGAGCCGGGAGAGGGCCGTACTCGAGCGGCAGCTGGCTGGCATGGAGACGTGCAGG ATGCGAGTGTCTGAGTTGGAGCGAGAGGCCGAGGAACTTCGCCACCTCTGGAAGTCTGAATCCTTCTCCCGGCTGAACGTGGCATACGCTCtcccagaggaggaggaggcggaagaGGAGCGTGACGGGGAAGCCAGTGGGCCGTTCCTCCGAAGCCAGCGACCCCTCAAGCGATGGGCAAGCGAGCGTCTCCTCAAGACCAAACACAGCGCCGACCCCGCAGGTGAGCACGAGTGCTGGTGCGCCCAGAGGGCCGGGAAAGCGGAACGTGGCGGTATCTCGCTGCTCAACGAGGTGGACGCGCAGTACAGCGCCTTGCAGGTCAAATATGAGAAGCTGCTTAGGCGCTTTGGATTACAGCAacatcaagaagaagaagagcacgAGCAGATAAGTCACAAGACTGTCCAGACAGTGGACTACAACGGCAGCTTTCACCAGCCTGAGTACAAGGAACTATTCCGAGAGATTTTTGCTCGCATCCAGAAGACCAAACAGGACCTGGAGAAAAGGGCCAGGCCACCTTGCACCTGA
- the LOC125991169 gene encoding cerebellar degeneration-related protein 2 isoform X2: MYSTNQEQVQEIEYLAKQVELLRQVNDQHAKVYEQLDVASRELEHSNRKLTQDNRSAQQKIRGLMETVEALQTRVDELQRQVDDMKLGPSQLAQGGRRRWPGAQSLEELQKLRQCDGDPEEPRLGVEGHDGVQRWHEEQQASLRRSLRSLQAQYARERARREEAEREAGLLSRERAVLERQLAGMETCRMRVSELEREAEELRHLWKSESFSRLNVAYALPEEEEAEEERDGEASGPFLRSQRPLKRWASERLLKTKHSADPAGEHECWCAQRAGKAERGGISLLNEVDAQYSALQVKYEKLLRRFGLQQHQEEEEHEQISHKTVQTVDYNGSFHQPEYKELFREIFARIQKTKQDLEKRARPPCT; this comes from the exons ATGTACTCCACCAATCAGGAGCAAGTGCAAGAGATCGAG TACCTGGCAAAGCAGGTGGAGCTCCTGCGGCAGGTGAACGACCAGCACGCCAAAGTGTACGAGCAGCTGGACGTGGCGTCTCGCGAGCTGGAGCATAGCAACCGCAAGCTAACTCAGGACAACCGCAGTGCCCAGCAAAAGATCCGCGG GCTGATGGAAACGGTAGAAGCGCTGCAGACACGCGTGGACGAGCTGCAGCGTCAGGTTGACGACATGAAACTGGGACCCTCGCAGCTGGCCCAGGGGGGCCGGCGGAGGTGGCCCGGCGCCCAGAGTCTGGAGGAACTGCAAAAACTCAG GCAGTGTGACGGTGATCCGGAAGAACCTCGTCTTGGTGTTGAGGGGCACGACGGTGTGCAGCGGTGGCACGAAGAGCAGCAGGCATCGCTGCGCCGCTCGCTGCGCAGCCTCCAGGCCCAGTACGCACGAGAACGTGCCCGGCGGGAGGAGGCGGAGCGCGAGGCTGGGCTACTGAGCCGGGAGAGGGCCGTACTCGAGCGGCAGCTGGCTGGCATGGAGACGTGCAGG ATGCGAGTGTCTGAGTTGGAGCGAGAGGCCGAGGAACTTCGCCACCTCTGGAAGTCTGAATCCTTCTCCCGGCTGAACGTGGCATACGCTCtcccagaggaggaggaggcggaagaGGAGCGTGACGGGGAAGCCAGTGGGCCGTTCCTCCGAAGCCAGCGACCCCTCAAGCGATGGGCAAGCGAGCGTCTCCTCAAGACCAAACACAGCGCCGACCCCGCAGGTGAGCACGAGTGCTGGTGCGCCCAGAGGGCCGGGAAAGCGGAACGTGGCGGTATCTCGCTGCTCAACGAGGTGGACGCGCAGTACAGCGCCTTGCAGGTCAAATATGAGAAGCTGCTTAGGCGCTTTGGATTACAGCAacatcaagaagaagaagagcacgAGCAGATAAGTCACAAGACTGTCCAGACAGTGGACTACAACGGCAGCTTTCACCAGCCTGAGTACAAGGAACTATTCCGAGAGATTTTTGCTCGCATCCAGAAGACCAAACAGGACCTGGAGAAAAGGGCCAGGCCACCTTGCACCTGA